GCGTGGTTCTTCGCGTTGAGAACCTCGTGCTTGACGCCCTTCTTCGCGAGCATCCGGCTGATCGTCTCGCTCTTCTCGACACTGGTCGTGCCGACGAGCACCGGCTGACCGGTCGCGTGACGCTGCACGATGTCGTCGACGACCTGCTCGAACTTGCCCTGCTCGTTCTTATAGACCAGGTCGGGCTGATCGATGCGCTGCATGGGCTTGTTCGTCGGAATCGGAACAACACCCAGCTTGTAGGTGCTCATGAACTCAGCGGCCTCGGTCTCGGCTGTACCGGTCATGCCCGACAGCTTCGAGTAGAGACGGAAGTAGTTCTGCAGGGTCACGGTCGCGAGCGTCTGGTTTTCGGCCTTGACCTGGACGCCCTCTTTGGCCTCGATGGCCTGGTGGATGCCCTCGTTGTAGCGGCGGCCGACCAGGATCCGGCCGGTGTGCTCGTCGACAATGAGCACCTCGCCGTTCATGACGACGTAGTCCTTATCGCGCTTGAACAGGGCCTGCGCCTTGATGGCGTTGTTGAGGAAGGAGATCAGCGGAGTGTTCGCCGACTCGTAGAGGTTGTCGATGCCGAGGTAGTCTTCGACCTTTTCGATGCCGGGCTCGAGCACACCCACCGTGCGCTTCTTCTCGTCGACCTCGAAGTCGATCCCGGCCTTCAGCTTCGTCGCCATGCGGGCGAACTCTGCGAACCAGCGGTTTGCCTCGCCCGACGACGGGCCAGAGATGATGAGCGGCGTGCGAGCCTCGTCGATGAGGATCGAGTCGACCTCGTCGACGATCGCGAAGAAGTGGCCGCGCTGCACCATGTCGCTCGACTGCCACGCCATGTTGTCGCGCAGGTAGTCGAAGCCGAACTCGTTGTTGGTGCCGTACGTGATGTCGGCGGCGTACTGCTCGCGGCGCACGTCGGGCGTCTGCCCCGAGAGGATGCACCCGGTCGTCATTCCGAGGGCGCGGAAGATGCGGCCCATTAGCTCGCTCTGGTAGCTCGCGAGGTAGTCGTTGACGGTGATGATGTGCACGCCACGCGAGGCGATCGCGTTGAGGTACGCGGGCAGGGTGGCGACGAGGGTCTTGCCCTCGCCCGTCTTCATCTCGGCGATGTTGCCGAGGTGCAGCGCAGCCCCACCCATCAGCTGCACGTCGAAGTGGCGCATGCCGAGGGTGCGCTTCGCCGCCTCACGAACCGCGGCGAACGCTTCGGGCAGCAGGTCGTCGAGCGACTCGCCGTTGCCGTACCGCTCGCGCAGCTCGGCGGTCTCGTTCTTCAGTTCGTCGTCCGTGAGGTCGCTGAAGTCTTCTTCGAGCCGATTGATCGCCTCTGCGTAGGCCTTCAGGCGCTTGAGGGTTCGCCCTTCGCCGACACGCAAGACTCGTTCGAGAACATTCGCCACGTCGATTTACTCCAGTCATTGGGGCCGCAAGACCACTGCGCGGTTTAGCGGGGACACATCGAGGCCCGCCGCGCGGTGCGGCGGGCCCCATGCTAGCAAGCGCGGTCAGACGCGAGCCGAACGCATCCGTACCACGATCATCCACGCCCCCGCTTGGCGGGCGCCTCATCGGCCTCGTGTTCGAGGCTGATAACGCCGTAGTTCCAGCCAGTGCGGCGGTACACAACGCTCGCCCGGTCGGTTGTGGCGTCGATGAACAGGAAGAAGTCGTGCCCGACCAGCTCGAGCTGGTCGACGGCCTCGTCGACCGTCATGAGCGACGCCGGGAAAACCTTCTGCCGTACGACGACGGGCGTGTAGGCGGGCTCGTCGGACTCGTCGGCCTGCTGCACGGGAATCGACCCGGTCGACACGCTCTCGATCACCTCGGGGCGCGCGGGCGTGATGTCGACGACGCTGAACCCGTCGGCCGCGGCCTCGCGCAGGGAGACGGGCCGATGCTTGCCGCGGTGCACCTTCTTCTTGTCTTTGGCGCGACGCAATCGCTCCATGAGTTTGTCGATCGCGAGGTCGAAGGCCGCGTACTTGTCGCTCGCCGCCGATTCGGCGCGCACCACAGGTCCCGGTCCAATCAGGGTCATCTCCACACGGTCGTCGCCCGGCTTGCCGTTCTTCTCGTGGTGCCGCGACACCTTGATTTCGAGAACCTGGGGGCGGTCCGCGAGGTGCTCGACCTTCTCGCCCTTCTCGGTGGCGTAGTCGCGGAACCGGTCGGTGATGCCAATGTTGCGTCCGGTGATTGTGATGTCCACGTCGACCTCCTTGACCGTCGGCGCGTCGCCTGAGGGTCAGGCGAGTGTCGCGCCGTCCATGACCTAACGCTAGTCCGTGGCACCGGATGCGCAAGAGGACTTTCGCCCCGATTGTGGACACGCGAGGAGAGGTCTAATGAGATGCCCAGGGGATGCTCGACTCGCCGTCTCGACGCGGCGTCGCCATGACGGCCGCGCACGCCACGACCTCGGCCCCGGCCGCGCGCACCACGGCGGCCGCCGAACGCAGCGTCGCGCCCGACGTCACGACATCGTCGATCAGCACGACCCGACGGCCGAGCAGGCGCTCGCCTGCCCGCACGGCGACGGCGCCGTCGCGGGCGAGGCGCTCATCGAGGCGCCGCGACTTCTGTGCGGGAGCGTTCGCGCGGGCGGGGACGAGCGCCCGGGTGGCGTGAAACCCTGCCCGGCGCAGGAGCGCATCGGTGGGGTGGAAGCCGCGCCGCGCGAGCCCCGCGCGACTGCCCGGCACCGCCACGAGCAGGGGCGACTCTCGCCGGTTCACGGTGTAGCGGGCCGCCTGTCGGTAGGCCTCGACCACGGCCGCGTCGACCGCGGCGGCGAGCGGGCCCGCGAGCTCGGTGCGCCCCTCTTCCTTCAGCGCGAGAAGAGCCCGCCTCGGCACCCCCTCGTAGTCGAGCGCCGCGACGAGGGGAACGTCGTCACGGCCCACCGTGAGCGGTGCCGTGCGCACGCGGGGTTCGAGCTCGGCCGCGCACGCCTCGCACACCACCACGTCGGGCTCGTCGCAGCCCACACACTCGACCGGAGCGACCAGCGCCCAGGCCGAGCGCAACGCAGCGGCGATGACGGGCCGCGGCGGCCGCAGCGGAGACGAGTGCGAACGGGACGAAGACAGGGGCGTAAGCGCGTCGGCCATGCCCGGGAGGGTGCCCGAGAGGTGAGCTGCGCGGAGTGCCCGCACGCGCATCCGTGGACAGTCGCTACTGCTGCACGCCGAGGAAGGAGGCGCGGACGCCCGTCGACTGCCAGCCGTTACCGCGCGGCTCGACGACGACTCCCGTGTCGGTGAGAACCCTGAGGCCCGTGACGCCGCCGTTGCCGCCGACGATCTGCACGGCGCCGGGCGGTCGGCCGAGCGAGCGGGAGCGTCCACCGAGTTCGTGCAGGTCGACGGCGGTGCCCTGCGAGGTCTCGATCACCGACGCCACGCGCACCTCGTCGACCCAGGCCGCGTCGACGGCCATCGCACCCGCGGCTCCCTCGATCGGGATGTCGAGCAAGTCGCCGATGCGCAGCGGGCGCCCGCTCGCCTCGTCGCGGGCGATCGCGCCGACGACGAGGCGCGGGCCGCTCTCGCCCTGCAGCAGCATGAGGATGCGCGCATCGTCACGCGAGACATCGATCGACACGAGACGCGTGCCCTCCGGCAGCACGACGTCGACGGGGATCACCTCGCCTCCGGTGGTGATGGCGCTCAGCCCCTCACTCGCGTCGCTCGTGGCCGTCCACATGAGCTGGAACCCGTCGAAGCTCGGCGACACGAGGTC
The sequence above is a segment of the Microcella alkaliphila genome. Coding sequences within it:
- the hpf gene encoding ribosome hibernation-promoting factor, HPF/YfiA family — encoded protein: MDITITGRNIGITDRFRDYATEKGEKVEHLADRPQVLEIKVSRHHEKNGKPGDDRVEMTLIGPGPVVRAESAASDKYAAFDLAIDKLMERLRRAKDKKKVHRGKHRPVSLREAAADGFSVVDITPARPEVIESVSTGSIPVQQADESDEPAYTPVVVRQKVFPASLMTVDEAVDQLELVGHDFFLFIDATTDRASVVYRRTGWNYGVISLEHEADEAPAKRGRG
- a CDS encoding ComF family protein, which encodes MADALTPLSSSRSHSSPLRPPRPVIAAALRSAWALVAPVECVGCDEPDVVVCEACAAELEPRVRTAPLTVGRDDVPLVAALDYEGVPRRALLALKEEGRTELAGPLAAAVDAAVVEAYRQAARYTVNRRESPLLVAVPGSRAGLARRGFHPTDALLRRAGFHATRALVPARANAPAQKSRRLDERLARDGAVAVRAGERLLGRRVVLIDDVVTSGATLRSAAAVVRAAGAEVVACAAVMATPRRDGESSIPWASH